The following coding sequences lie in one Apium graveolens cultivar Ventura chromosome 3, ASM990537v1, whole genome shotgun sequence genomic window:
- the LOC141710903 gene encoding MADS-box protein defh21-like, translated as MMGRGKIEVKRIENNTSRQVTFSKRRAGLFKKTHELSVLCDAQIGLIVFSNKGKLFNYCSHPLSMGQLVERYLKCTGTQIPEHDNREQMHSEVTRIKRETLNLQLSLQRYKGDNLSSVQVEELDKLEEQLEHSINKVRARKFELFHQQMENLKRKENLLERENQEIQFWLASNQMQQRQQQEAAAVAEMEHENQQAMTELKLLQVQEGQSSSPQLMTLDHFPFNYAPQPHHDHDHDQHPPPPPVVPPGSVLQFPGLLPPSLFHPATSNYPYQLQPSQPNLQKPEPNHYIYD; from the exons ATGATGGGGAGAGGAAAGATAGAGGTGAAAAGGATAGAGAACAACACAAGCAGACAAGTGACATTTTCGAAAAGGAGAGCCGGATTATTCAAGAAAACACATGAACTTTCTGTTCTGTGTGATGCTCAGATTGGCCTGATTGTCTTCTCTAACAAAGGCAAATTGTTTAACTACTGCTCTCACCCACTCAg CATGGGACAACTGGTAGAAAGGTACCTCAAGTGTACTGGAACCCAGATCCCTGAGCATGACAACCGG GAGCAAATGCATAGTGAAGTGACGCGAATCAAGAGAGAAACTCTAAATTTACAGCTGAGTCTGCAGAGGTACAAAGGAGATAACTTGAGTTCAGTACAAGTTGAGGAATTGGATAAACTTGAAGAGCAGCTTGAGCACTCCATCAACAAGGTCCGAGCAAGAAAG TTTGAACTATTCCATCAGCAGATGGAGAATTTGAAGAGGAAG GAAAATCTTCTGGAGAGGGAAAACCAAGAGATCCAGTTCTGG TTGGCAAGTAATCAAATGCAGCAAAGGCAACAACAAGAGGCAGCAGCAGTAGCAGAAATGGAGCATGAAAACCAACAGGCAATGACAGAGCTGAAGCTACTGCAGGTGCAGGAGGGACAATCATCATCCCCACAACTTATGACCTTGGACCACTTTCCCTTTAACTATGCACCTCAACCTCATCATGATCATGATCATGATCAACACCCTCCTCCTCCTCCAGTAGTACCCCCCGGTAGTGTGCTTCAGTTTCCGGGACTCCTTCCACCGTCTCTTTTTCATCCGGCCACGAGTAATTACCCCTACCAGCTCCAGCCTAGTCAGCCCAATCTCCAGAAACCGGAACCTAATCACTACATTTATG ATTGA